A window of Pirellula sp. SH-Sr6A contains these coding sequences:
- the pth gene encoding aminoacyl-tRNA hydrolase has protein sequence MVVGLGNPGAKYHWTRHNIGFECLNLVHRKLGSPSLQTKFEGQFAKVKQGGQDVCLVWPLTYMNLSGRCVAQFARFYRIEPANILVVCDDLSLPLGKLRIRKSGSSGGQKGLEDILRCLGTQDVPRLRIGIDPTPDRWETADYVLSKFAAADKEVVDQALVRADAAIACWWSDGIDVAMNLFNASEPRSPKRPKQKPSDTSPGSD, from the coding sequence ATGGTGGTAGGGCTCGGGAACCCAGGGGCCAAGTATCATTGGACCCGGCACAACATTGGATTTGAATGTTTAAATTTAGTCCATCGGAAGCTTGGTTCGCCGAGCTTGCAGACTAAATTTGAAGGCCAGTTTGCAAAGGTCAAGCAGGGCGGGCAGGATGTCTGTTTGGTTTGGCCTTTGACCTATATGAACTTGAGCGGACGGTGCGTTGCACAGTTTGCAAGGTTCTACCGCATCGAGCCAGCGAATATACTGGTGGTTTGCGATGATTTGAGTTTGCCTTTGGGCAAGCTCCGGATTCGCAAATCGGGCTCGAGTGGTGGGCAAAAAGGGTTGGAGGACATCCTTCGTTGCCTGGGCACCCAAGACGTCCCGCGTCTTCGGATCGGGATCGACCCGACGCCGGATAGGTGGGAGACCGCGGATTATGTGTTGAGCAAATTCGCGGCCGCCGACAAAGAAGTCGTCGACCAAGCGTTGGTTCGCGCGGATGCGGCCATTGCGTGTTGGTGGAGCGATGGGATCGACGTTGCGATGAATTTGTTCAACGCGTCGGAACCTCGTTCGCCGAAGAGACCTAAACAGAAACCATCGGACACATCCCCAGGGAGCGACTAG
- the rpsF gene encoding 30S ribosomal protein S6: MATGIYECLFLFDSNHYARDPGGVATSVQSMIADLGGEILVCRLWAEQRLAYPINGHNKGTYWLAYFRLDTLKLKELNRTCQLNESLLRFMFTKIDPRLIDALVAHAQEKVVVPIDALERQPVGVGVGADDEEESEVEDE, translated from the coding sequence TTGGCTACCGGAATTTACGAATGCCTTTTTTTGTTTGATAGCAATCACTACGCCCGCGACCCGGGTGGTGTTGCCACCTCCGTTCAATCGATGATCGCAGATTTGGGTGGGGAGATCTTGGTATGCCGATTGTGGGCCGAGCAGCGACTTGCTTACCCGATCAACGGTCACAACAAGGGTACCTACTGGCTTGCCTATTTCCGACTCGATACATTGAAGCTCAAAGAACTGAATCGGACTTGCCAGCTCAACGAGAGCTTGCTCCGTTTCATGTTCACCAAAATCGATCCGCGATTGATCGATGCGTTGGTGGCGCACGCCCAAGAAAAAGTTGTTGTGCCCATTGATGCTCTCGAACGACAGCCCGTAGGCGTTGGCGTGGGTGCCGACGATGAAGAAGAATCCGAGGTTGAGGACGAATAA
- a CDS encoding single-stranded DNA-binding protein, whose protein sequence is MASYNRVILLGNLVRDIELKYTTSRLAVCQNAIAVNERRKNAAGEWVDETSFVDVTFFGRTAEVVAEYLGKGSPIFVEGKLKQDTWEKDGQKRSKLYVIVDRMQLIGSRNESKGSGAPRPQSNGNRFADQEQHVSPDMHVSEVGDGGFIDEDMPF, encoded by the coding sequence ATGGCTAGCTACAATCGAGTTATTCTCCTTGGAAATTTGGTTCGAGACATCGAACTGAAATACACCACCTCGCGATTGGCGGTATGTCAAAACGCGATTGCCGTGAACGAGCGGCGAAAGAATGCAGCAGGCGAATGGGTCGATGAGACCTCCTTCGTCGATGTAACCTTTTTCGGTAGGACCGCAGAGGTCGTCGCCGAGTATTTAGGCAAGGGTTCCCCGATCTTCGTCGAGGGCAAACTCAAGCAGGATACTTGGGAAAAGGATGGCCAGAAGCGAAGCAAATTGTATGTGATCGTCGATCGCATGCAGCTGATCGGGAGCCGCAATGAGTCGAAAGGCTCGGGGGCTCCTAGGCCGCAAAGCAACGGCAACCGATTTGCAGATCAGGAACAACATGTTTCTCCCGATATGCACGTGTCGGAGGTTGGGGATGGTGGCTTCATCGACGAAGACATGCCCTTTTAA
- the rplI gene encoding 50S ribosomal protein L9 — translation MTTRKMRTPTFPRLPKGPNGGIQLMLIQNVEHLGKAGDVVEVKPGHANNYLLPEGLAIVATDHHKRMVDKHRAKLAEIEKQRLASLRQLADQLSKQSINVEANANDEGHLYGSVGATEIVSALKANGFTITSEQVRLEGVLKELGLYTVKIQLHQEVGTELKVWVVPTAAN, via the coding sequence ATGACAACACGAAAGATGCGTACTCCGACATTTCCTCGTCTTCCCAAGGGACCGAATGGCGGTATTCAGCTGATGCTCATCCAAAACGTCGAGCATCTCGGCAAAGCAGGGGATGTCGTTGAAGTCAAACCTGGGCACGCGAACAATTATCTCCTCCCAGAAGGCTTGGCGATCGTCGCCACCGACCACCACAAGCGAATGGTCGATAAGCACCGCGCCAAACTAGCGGAAATCGAGAAGCAACGACTCGCTTCCCTCCGCCAACTCGCCGATCAGTTGTCGAAGCAATCGATCAACGTCGAAGCCAATGCAAACGACGAAGGACATCTCTACGGTAGCGTCGGCGCAACCGAGATCGTCTCCGCTCTCAAGGCCAACGGCTTTACGATCACCAGCGAGCAAGTACGACTCGAAGGGGTTCTCAAGGAACTGGGGCTCTACACGGTCAAGATTCAATTGCACCAAGAAGTCGGCACCGAACTCAAGGTGTGGGTGGTTCCGACCGCCGCCAACTAG
- a CDS encoding class I SAM-dependent methyltransferase, whose amino-acid sequence MSETPTSSDGYEPVARRLPPRAEEAILAGTLLDWDWLGLRKKLGIPDLEGLKLVSISSGRHQAAEGLARHTAGEQLRLQVQCFHIDSFQASRTEGHLQLAEDNSPVPSPGNVEVLCDADLPDSRFHAGLLSLVTTGEGELSRDYIQQLFHHLVLGGVLFVSVDNPDDRWVLDQLKTFERSVKVRKHEQGTVYWIEKTAELKKRKDFACELAYRDCDELIKMVTRPGVFSHRHLDNGARQLLDAVDVYPESKLIDIGCGAGSVALGLAKRDPSARVHAVDANARAIDCVQRGIRLNGLTNLTTEVNWTGVYGEPGSYDMALANPPYFGDFHIAEKFLAAAHRSLRPGGRLVLVTKHPNWYEANLGRWFEEGELFPSRRYHIASGVKPKA is encoded by the coding sequence ATGAGTGAAACCCCTACTTCCTCCGACGGCTACGAACCGGTTGCCCGCCGTTTGCCTCCTCGAGCCGAAGAAGCCATCTTGGCTGGCACGCTCCTCGACTGGGACTGGCTGGGTCTTCGTAAGAAACTTGGGATTCCCGATCTCGAAGGATTGAAGTTGGTCAGTATCTCCTCCGGGCGGCACCAGGCCGCCGAAGGGCTGGCTCGTCACACGGCGGGGGAACAGCTCCGGCTTCAGGTCCAATGCTTCCACATCGATTCCTTCCAGGCCAGTCGGACCGAAGGGCATCTTCAGCTGGCGGAAGATAATTCCCCGGTCCCATCACCTGGGAATGTCGAGGTGTTGTGCGATGCCGATCTTCCCGACTCCCGCTTCCACGCCGGCCTCCTTTCGCTGGTGACGACAGGCGAAGGAGAGCTTTCCAGGGATTACATTCAGCAGCTTTTCCATCACCTGGTGCTCGGAGGGGTGCTCTTCGTGTCGGTCGATAATCCGGACGATCGCTGGGTTCTCGATCAGCTCAAGACCTTCGAGCGCAGCGTGAAGGTTCGCAAGCACGAGCAGGGAACGGTCTACTGGATTGAGAAAACAGCAGAACTCAAGAAGCGCAAGGATTTTGCTTGCGAGCTCGCCTATCGGGACTGCGATGAGCTGATCAAGATGGTGACGCGTCCCGGAGTTTTCTCCCATCGCCACCTCGACAATGGAGCTAGGCAGCTGCTGGATGCGGTCGACGTCTACCCAGAGTCCAAGCTGATCGATATCGGCTGTGGTGCCGGTTCGGTGGCTCTCGGCCTAGCGAAAAGGGATCCGAGCGCCCGCGTCCACGCGGTCGACGCCAACGCCCGTGCGATCGATTGCGTGCAGCGGGGAATTCGCCTCAATGGGCTGACCAATCTGACGACCGAAGTGAATTGGACAGGCGTTTACGGGGAGCCCGGCTCCTACGACATGGCACTCGCCAACCCGCCCTACTTCGGCGACTTTCATATTGCCGAGAAGTTTCTTGCGGCCGCTCACCGTTCGCTGAGGCCTGGCGGGAGGTTGGTGTTGGTGACCAAGCATCCCAACTGGTACGAGGCTAATTTGGGAAGGTGGTTTGAAGAGGGTGAATTGTTTCCGTCCCGGCGATACCACATCGCATCGGGGGTGAAGCCGAAGGCCTAG
- a CDS encoding response regulator transcription factor has protein sequence MPSLENVYMTVYIVDSDPKARGVVKKLADGAGYTVIEFDSAERFLSLIQSEPLGCIVLELELGDTDGTSLIRRIRDAGWKIPILIVTSQNDIGWCASAFNAGASDYLAKPVDPDKLLSCIRNAYDASEKRKQELQAQIDAEKKLSSLTLREREVLELLVAGNSMKTIASSSGTSFQAVARHRQRILEKLGLEGDVALARWVFDLRRGGGKV, from the coding sequence GTGCCCTCACTCGAAAACGTCTACATGACCGTTTACATCGTCGATAGCGATCCGAAGGCGCGAGGGGTGGTGAAGAAGCTTGCCGATGGGGCGGGCTACACGGTCATCGAGTTTGACTCTGCCGAACGGTTTTTGTCCCTAATCCAGTCCGAGCCTCTTGGATGTATTGTTCTGGAATTGGAGCTTGGGGATACCGATGGTACTTCTCTGATCCGCCGGATCCGGGATGCGGGCTGGAAGATTCCCATTCTCATCGTGACCTCCCAAAACGATATTGGCTGGTGCGCGAGCGCCTTCAACGCCGGAGCCAGCGATTACTTGGCCAAACCGGTCGACCCGGACAAGCTTCTCAGTTGCATACGGAACGCGTACGACGCATCGGAAAAACGGAAACAGGAGCTGCAGGCCCAAATCGATGCCGAGAAGAAACTTAGCAGCCTCACCCTTCGAGAACGTGAAGTACTCGAGTTGCTCGTCGCCGGGAACTCCATGAAGACCATTGCATCCAGTTCTGGGACTAGCTTCCAAGCCGTTGCGCGACATCGCCAACGAATCCTCGAAAAACTCGGGCTCGAAGGAGATGTGGCCCTCGCTCGATGGGTCTTCGATCTCCGGCGTGGAGGCGGGAAAGTCTAA
- the rpsB gene encoding 30S ribosomal protein S2 has translation MANELVEKLIEAGAHFGHRVSRWNPKMEPYIYGRKNLIHIIDIRETLRGMLRAKKYLNQVAAQGSLVLFVGTKRQASEVVQREALRCGMPFVSERWLGGALTNFRTVRDRMKRLDELETIMNSERINEYSKKMQSSLNREYRKIYRNLNGLRILNRLPECLVIVDPKKEKNAVREAKALGITTVALIDTDCDPTQIDLPIPGNDDGIRSIDLIIKQLADAVLAGRAENPEMQKKAGGEAKNDVTAEMVAKAESMA, from the coding sequence ATGGCCAACGAGTTAGTCGAAAAATTGATCGAGGCTGGCGCTCACTTCGGACACCGAGTGAGCCGCTGGAACCCCAAGATGGAGCCGTACATCTACGGCCGAAAAAACCTCATCCACATCATCGACATCCGCGAAACGCTTCGCGGAATGCTTCGAGCGAAGAAATACCTGAACCAAGTCGCCGCACAAGGCTCCTTGGTGCTGTTCGTCGGAACCAAGCGTCAAGCATCCGAAGTCGTTCAACGGGAAGCTCTCCGCTGCGGAATGCCATTCGTCAGCGAACGATGGTTGGGTGGCGCTCTGACCAACTTCCGAACCGTTCGTGATCGAATGAAGCGATTGGACGAATTGGAAACGATCATGAACAGCGAACGCATCAACGAGTACTCGAAGAAGATGCAATCCTCGCTCAACCGCGAGTATCGAAAGATCTACCGAAACTTGAACGGTCTTCGCATCCTCAATCGCTTGCCCGAGTGCTTGGTCATCGTCGACCCTAAAAAGGAAAAGAACGCTGTTCGTGAAGCCAAAGCGCTCGGAATCACCACCGTCGCATTGATCGACACCGATTGCGATCCAACCCAAATCGACTTGCCAATCCCAGGCAACGACGACGGGATCCGCTCCATCGACTTGATCATCAAACAACTGGCGGATGCGGTTCTGGCAGGCCGGGCCGAAAACCCAGAAATGCAAAAGAAGGCCGGCGGCGAAGCGAAAAATGACGTAACCGCCGAAATGGTCGCTAAGGCCGAATCGATGGCTTAA